In Psychromonas sp. psych-6C06, a single genomic region encodes these proteins:
- a CDS encoding DUF1508 domain-containing protein, translating into MTDKWKIYTDSRNKWCWYKTAKNGQMLGASSQSFETEAECIKDAKEQGMQDDSPRL; encoded by the coding sequence ATGACAGATAAGTGGAAAATATACACGGATTCAAGAAATAAATGGTGTTGGTATAAAACAGCGAAAAATGGGCAAATGTTAGGCGCTTCAAGCCAAAGTTTTGAAACGGAAGCTGAGTGTATCAAAGATGCTAAAGAGCAGGGGATGCAGGATGATTCTCCGCGACTTTGA
- a CDS encoding methyl-accepting chemotaxis protein, protein MLKKSLIFILFPSLFLLLGHLVNHLLLGDLFWVTLTVDIIVIVIALMIFFTAIKPALQSCNEYIEHYNSESEAINLHFRFNADKNTLFSPFLKQINAQHQKIESLLEGVYSSSARLVPMSQDLKDTYSSMIQKAMMQATHGHQLSNAIHEMATATDELDSEIAVIFSEVQETANIVTDAKQGTASTASSLNQLSEHIEDASKHIDQLKTDSEQINAITDVISAIAAQTNLLALNAAIEAARAGEHGRGFAVVADEVRTLAERTTNSTKEVRDLVTQIQNSTGDAFQVMQVGRESAQSTLELSQQANTQLDQINHSIEAINQKSEQAHDAISRQQSISTNAQKSVNAMVELNNGALENSQIQSVSSDDMSKLAETLKVKLDQFSLKNANWETKIRTELRNASDGVEASQGDDIELF, encoded by the coding sequence ATGCTTAAGAAGTCACTCATATTCATTCTTTTTCCTTCACTTTTTTTATTATTGGGACACCTTGTTAATCACCTTCTACTCGGGGATCTTTTCTGGGTAACATTAACAGTTGATATTATCGTAATAGTTATTGCATTGATGATTTTTTTCACTGCCATTAAACCTGCTTTACAAAGCTGTAATGAATATATCGAGCACTATAATAGTGAGAGTGAGGCTATCAACTTACACTTTAGGTTTAATGCCGATAAAAACACTCTTTTTTCTCCTTTTCTGAAACAAATAAATGCTCAACATCAAAAAATAGAAAGCTTACTTGAAGGGGTATATAGCTCATCAGCGCGTTTAGTCCCCATGTCACAGGACCTTAAAGATACCTATAGCTCAATGATTCAAAAGGCAATGATGCAAGCAACACATGGCCACCAATTAAGTAACGCAATACATGAGATGGCCACAGCAACCGATGAGTTAGACAGTGAAATAGCGGTTATTTTTTCAGAGGTCCAAGAAACAGCAAACATCGTGACAGATGCAAAACAGGGGACAGCAAGCACCGCGAGTAGTTTGAATCAGCTAAGCGAGCATATTGAAGATGCATCAAAACATATTGACCAGTTAAAAACTGACAGTGAACAAATTAATGCAATTACTGATGTCATCAGCGCAATAGCAGCACAAACCAACCTTCTCGCTTTAAATGCAGCCATTGAAGCAGCAAGAGCAGGCGAACATGGCCGAGGTTTCGCTGTTGTTGCCGATGAAGTAAGAACACTGGCAGAACGAACCACTAACTCTACCAAAGAGGTACGTGATCTCGTCACTCAAATTCAAAATAGTACCGGTGATGCTTTTCAAGTCATGCAAGTAGGCAGAGAATCTGCGCAAAGTACATTAGAGCTATCTCAGCAAGCTAACACTCAATTAGATCAAATTAACCACTCTATTGAAGCTATTAATCAAAAATCAGAGCAGGCACACGATGCGATTAGTAGACAACAGTCTATCTCTACTAATGCACAAAAATCAGTTAATGCAATGGTAGAGCTCAATAATGGTGCACTAGAAAACTCTCAGATACAGTCAGTAAGTTCAGATGACATGTCTAAATTAGCAGAAACATTAAAAGTAAAACTAGACCAATTCTCCTTAAAAAATGCAAATTGGGAAACAAAAATACGTACAGAATTGAGAAATGCGAGTGACGGAGTGGAAGCGAGCCAAGGCGATGATATCGAATTGTTTTAG
- the tldD gene encoding metalloprotease TldD codes for MSFEQVCERFLAPAQLSIEDLQSQIGRICTPNIDYADFYFQSSRHESWVLEDGIVKDGSYNIDKGVGIRAISGEKTGFAYADQISSKALTDAASAARSIVKSGQQKEVKLILPEDINRFYSDTDPLNSLPQDKKITLLKEVDQFTRALDSSVCEVTVSLNAVYEEILVAASDGTLATDIRPLVRFSCSVLIEKNGKREHGSAGGGGRFNLDYFTDTQEGEVKAFSYARAAVRQALINIDAIDAPAGTMPVIIGAGWPGVLLHEAVGHGLEGDFNRKGSSAYSGKIGEQVASKHCTIIDDGSIADRRGSINVDDEGTPGQRNVLIENGILKGYMQDKLNARLMGVDPTGNGRRESYAHLPLPRMTNTFMLNGEYEHEELISSIKNGIYAPNFGGGQVDITSGKFVFSASEAYLIENGKVTAPIKGATLIGNGFDAMQQISMVANNMKLDPGVGVCGKEGQSIPVGVGQPSVKVDQLTVGGTN; via the coding sequence ATGTCTTTTGAACAAGTTTGTGAGCGCTTTTTAGCACCAGCACAATTATCCATTGAAGATCTACAGTCACAAATTGGGCGAATTTGTACCCCTAATATCGATTATGCAGATTTTTATTTTCAGTCTAGTCGTCATGAATCATGGGTATTAGAAGATGGCATAGTAAAAGATGGTAGTTATAACATTGACAAAGGGGTAGGGATTCGTGCCATTTCGGGGGAAAAAACCGGCTTTGCATATGCTGATCAAATATCATCAAAAGCGTTGACAGATGCCGCCAGTGCAGCGCGTAGTATCGTCAAAAGTGGCCAACAAAAAGAGGTTAAATTAATTCTTCCAGAGGATATTAACCGCTTTTATAGTGACACCGATCCACTCAATAGCTTACCCCAAGATAAAAAAATTACTCTTCTTAAAGAGGTTGATCAGTTCACCCGTGCGTTAGATTCAAGTGTTTGTGAAGTGACTGTTTCGCTAAATGCAGTTTATGAAGAGATTTTAGTCGCAGCGAGTGATGGCACGCTTGCAACAGATATTCGTCCATTAGTGCGTTTTAGCTGCTCAGTATTGATCGAAAAAAATGGTAAGCGTGAACATGGAAGTGCCGGTGGTGGTGGGCGTTTTAATCTTGACTATTTTACCGATACCCAAGAAGGGGAGGTAAAGGCCTTTTCCTATGCACGTGCTGCGGTGCGACAAGCGCTGATTAATATTGATGCGATTGATGCTCCAGCGGGTACGATGCCGGTTATTATTGGTGCTGGTTGGCCTGGAGTACTATTACATGAGGCCGTTGGCCATGGCTTAGAGGGCGATTTTAATCGTAAGGGCTCATCTGCTTACAGCGGAAAAATAGGCGAGCAAGTCGCTTCAAAACATTGCACTATCATTGATGATGGAAGCATTGCTGACCGTCGTGGCTCAATTAATGTTGATGACGAGGGCACCCCTGGTCAGCGTAATGTGTTAATTGAAAATGGTATTTTAAAAGGTTACATGCAAGACAAATTGAATGCGCGTTTAATGGGTGTTGATCCTACGGGCAATGGTCGTCGAGAGTCTTATGCTCACCTACCATTACCGCGTATGACTAATACATTTATGTTAAATGGAGAATATGAACATGAGGAGCTTATTAGTAGTATTAAAAATGGTATCTATGCGCCTAATTTTGGTGGTGGACAAGTTGATATTACCTCAGGTAAGTTTGTGTTCTCTGCCTCTGAAGCGTATTTAATTGAGAATGGTAAAGTCACTGCACCTATTAAAGGGGCTACATTAATTGGTAATGGTTTTGATGCAATGCAGCAAATTTCAATGGTCGCTAATAATATGAAACTAGATCCTGGCGTTGGTGTGTGCGGTAAAGAGGGGCAAAGTATCCCTGTTGGTGTTGGACAGCCTTCTGTGAAAGTTGATCAATTAACGGTTGGTGGAACGAATTAA
- the rodA gene encoding rod shape-determining protein RodA, whose translation MVSTKAQKSIFYRLHIDPWLMLGIFSLMGLSLITLYSVSPDWIMPQIIRLSIAMVAMLVMAQIPPEVYQRWTPAIFIICVLMLIAVLVIGHTGKGAQRWLDLGFTKFQPSEIMKLIMPFAVAYYISQYTLPARLSNALIALLIVIIPTLLIAKQPDLGTSILVASSGIFVLFLSGISWLYISIAIGGVLAFIPVLWFYLMHDYQRGRVMTLFNPEADPLGAGYHIIQSKIAIGSGGLWGKGWQQGTQSQLEFLPERHTDFIFSVYSEEFGFIGILLLLTIYLFIIGRGLWIANQAQDAFTKLVAGSIILTFFVYVFVNIGMVSGLLPVVGVPLALISYGGTSIVTLLAGFGVLMSFNTHKRFNAK comes from the coding sequence ATGGTTAGTACCAAAGCGCAGAAGAGTATTTTTTATCGACTTCATATTGATCCATGGTTAATGCTTGGTATTTTCAGCTTAATGGGCTTAAGCCTCATCACTCTTTATTCTGTTTCGCCCGACTGGATCATGCCACAAATAATTCGGCTTAGCATTGCGATGGTAGCGATGCTAGTAATGGCACAAATTCCTCCTGAAGTTTATCAACGCTGGACACCCGCAATTTTTATCATTTGTGTATTAATGCTAATCGCAGTTTTAGTTATTGGCCATACAGGTAAAGGAGCACAACGTTGGTTAGACCTTGGCTTTACGAAGTTTCAACCCTCAGAAATAATGAAACTGATCATGCCCTTTGCTGTCGCTTATTATATCAGCCAATATACGCTTCCTGCACGCTTATCAAATGCCCTTATTGCGCTGTTAATTGTGATAATTCCAACACTATTAATTGCCAAGCAACCCGATCTCGGTACTTCTATCTTGGTTGCTTCTTCAGGTATTTTTGTCCTCTTTCTTTCCGGAATATCTTGGTTATACATTAGTATTGCTATTGGAGGTGTACTCGCTTTTATTCCAGTGCTGTGGTTCTATTTAATGCATGATTACCAACGAGGGCGAGTAATGACACTATTTAATCCGGAAGCAGATCCACTTGGTGCTGGGTATCATATTATACAATCTAAAATAGCCATTGGCTCTGGTGGACTCTGGGGAAAAGGTTGGCAACAAGGTACACAATCACAGCTGGAGTTTTTGCCAGAGCGACATACTGACTTTATATTTTCGGTGTATTCTGAAGAGTTTGGTTTTATTGGTATCTTGCTATTGCTGACGATTTACCTGTTCATTATTGGTCGAGGATTATGGATAGCTAATCAAGCTCAAGATGCCTTTACCAAGTTAGTTGCTGGCAGTATTATCCTTACTTTTTTTGTCTATGTATTTGTAAATATTGGCATGGTCAGTGGATTATTACCGGTTGTTGGCGTGCCTTTAGCGTTAATTAGTTACGGTGGTACTTCCATCGTTACACTACTCGCTGGTTTTGGCGTGTTAATGTCATTCAATACCCATAAGCGTTTTAACGCTAAATAA
- the punC gene encoding purine nucleoside transporter PunC → MNTQHTKVPYVWLSGLSMLGFLATDMYLPAFDILRQDLATSSQMIGWSLSIFLLGMAIGQVVYGPLSERFGKKRVLISSLVIFSVGTIICALSSNVELLLAGRFIQSIGAAGATIIWQAFVIEKYDDKTSQRIFATVMPLVALSPALAPLLGALLEAQFGWQSIFYCLLLIGIAWAFRSSFIDFKCEKDPLATVREKNIKTSILKQYVTILKSKKFSGNMIIYAACSAAFFAWLTGSPFAMSAMGYSGTDIGLSYLPQTIAFIIGGYSCRYLLNRYSSEQLLPWLLKLFILSVVAMFSVASLATQTSIIPLLIPMCFMAAANGGIYPIVANNALLAFKNSSASASGLLNFLQMMLCVLASGVVSLFSDYGVLAMTAVMVFQGILVLFGYSLIAKQRKLEKLVVATV, encoded by the coding sequence ATGAATACACAACACACTAAAGTTCCGTATGTTTGGCTATCTGGTTTGAGCATGTTAGGTTTTCTAGCAACCGATATGTACTTACCTGCTTTTGATATATTGCGTCAAGACTTAGCCACCAGTAGTCAAATGATCGGTTGGTCTTTGAGTATTTTCCTTCTTGGAATGGCAATTGGACAGGTAGTTTATGGCCCATTGAGTGAGCGTTTTGGCAAAAAGCGTGTATTGATATCAAGCTTGGTTATTTTTAGTGTCGGTACCATAATCTGTGCATTATCGAGTAATGTCGAGCTATTACTTGCTGGTCGATTTATCCAATCGATAGGTGCAGCTGGCGCGACGATTATTTGGCAAGCTTTTGTTATCGAAAAATATGATGATAAAACCTCCCAACGTATTTTTGCAACAGTTATGCCATTAGTAGCGCTTTCTCCTGCACTTGCGCCCTTACTTGGTGCGTTATTAGAAGCGCAGTTTGGTTGGCAGAGTATTTTCTACTGTTTATTGTTGATCGGTATAGCTTGGGCTTTTCGTAGTAGCTTCATTGACTTTAAATGTGAAAAAGATCCATTAGCTACAGTACGTGAGAAAAATATCAAAACGTCGATATTAAAGCAGTATGTAACAATTTTAAAATCTAAGAAATTCAGTGGCAATATGATTATCTATGCAGCTTGTTCGGCCGCTTTTTTTGCTTGGCTTACTGGCTCACCTTTTGCAATGAGCGCAATGGGGTATTCTGGTACTGATATTGGTTTAAGTTATCTACCACAAACTATCGCTTTTATCATCGGCGGTTACAGTTGCCGTTACTTACTTAATCGTTATAGCAGTGAGCAACTATTACCGTGGCTATTAAAACTGTTTATCTTGAGTGTTGTTGCAATGTTTTCTGTTGCGAGTTTGGCGACACAGACAAGCATTATTCCGCTATTAATACCGATGTGTTTTATGGCCGCCGCTAATGGAGGGATCTATCCTATTGTTGCTAATAATGCATTATTAGCATTTAAAAACAGTAGTGCGTCTGCATCGGGCTTATTGAATTTTTTGCAGATGATGCTATGTGTATTAGCGAGTGGGGTAGTGTCACTATTTAGTGATTATGGTGTGTTAGCAATGACCGCTGTAATGGTGTTTCAAGGCATATTGGTGTTGTTTGGTTATAGTCTCATTGCTAAACAACGTAAATTAGAAAAATTAGTCGTTGCGACAGTTTAA
- a CDS encoding carbon-nitrogen hydrolase family protein has translation MSCKIVALQLVSESDPISNLQVIDQLLSQLNPQSNDLVLLPENAICFADKHQYLKLSEDLGDGTYQTQLAQLAIKYQCYLVCGSFPVKSEQKDKIFTTTLVFSPAGLLISHYHKIHLFDALVSDEQGAYKESDTFTPGKKLQTFDWVTDDGCFKVGLAICYDLRFPSLFQALREAGSEILLLPAAFTQITGKAHWQPLLQARAIENQCYVVAANQGGIHAGKRHTYGHSMIISPWGDILEKLEMNPGFVSAPFSHRVIKEVRSSMPITAHNRFISVLK, from the coding sequence GTGAGTTGTAAGATCGTCGCATTACAATTAGTCAGTGAAAGTGATCCTATCTCTAACTTGCAAGTGATTGACCAGCTGTTAAGTCAGCTAAACCCACAATCAAATGATCTTGTGTTATTACCGGAAAATGCAATTTGTTTCGCCGATAAACATCAATATTTAAAGTTGTCGGAAGATTTAGGAGACGGAACTTATCAAACCCAGCTAGCGCAATTAGCGATTAAGTATCAATGCTATTTAGTTTGTGGGAGCTTTCCGGTTAAAAGCGAGCAAAAAGATAAAATTTTTACAACTACACTGGTCTTTTCGCCGGCTGGTTTGCTAATTAGCCATTATCATAAAATTCACCTGTTTGATGCGCTGGTGAGCGATGAGCAAGGAGCTTATAAAGAGTCCGATACTTTTACGCCTGGCAAAAAGCTACAAACTTTTGACTGGGTAACCGATGATGGTTGCTTTAAAGTTGGTCTTGCTATCTGCTATGACTTACGTTTCCCTAGCCTTTTTCAAGCCTTAAGAGAGGCTGGATCAGAAATATTGCTATTGCCTGCCGCTTTTACACAGATTACTGGCAAAGCGCACTGGCAACCCCTATTACAAGCGCGTGCCATAGAAAACCAGTGTTATGTCGTGGCCGCTAATCAAGGTGGTATTCATGCAGGAAAGCGCCATACTTATGGTCACTCTATGATAATCTCTCCTTGGGGGGATATACTTGAAAAGCTTGAAATGAACCCCGGATTTGTCAGCGCACCATTTTCTCACCGTGTTATTAAAGAAGTACGCTCGAGTATGCCAATTACCGCCCATAATCGCTTTATTAGCGTTTTAAAATAA
- the punR gene encoding DNA-binding transcriptional activator PunR, producing the protein MFSHHDLSVIETVARRGSFSSAADELHKVPSAISYNVKLIEDKLGVLLFERLHRKVKLTAAGEYFVQQARVLLKQMDEVKTQTQRVANGWQSSVSIALDNVVREASVNQLVEDFYQQFPDIELLLTMEVFNGVWDALVDARADIAIGATSAIPITGGVAYRSMGELSWDFVVSTNHPLAHYTSALSDEQLVEFPSICLEDSARTLPKRTTWLLNNQRRIVVPNWHSAEQIFIAGLGIGVMPTHRATPLVEKGLLVKKELQNPHQNSPCCLAWREGSLAPAIKWLLSYLGDSEKLHQQWLA; encoded by the coding sequence ATGTTTTCTCACCATGATTTAAGCGTTATCGAAACGGTTGCTCGCCGAGGAAGTTTTTCAAGTGCGGCCGACGAACTGCATAAAGTGCCCAGTGCAATTAGTTATAATGTGAAATTAATTGAAGATAAACTGGGGGTATTACTCTTTGAGCGTTTGCACCGTAAGGTGAAACTAACCGCTGCTGGTGAATATTTTGTACAACAGGCAAGAGTATTATTAAAGCAAATGGACGAGGTCAAAACACAAACTCAGCGCGTTGCAAATGGTTGGCAAAGTAGCGTCTCAATTGCTCTCGATAATGTCGTTAGAGAAGCATCAGTGAATCAATTAGTTGAAGATTTTTATCAACAATTTCCGGATATTGAGCTGCTGTTGACCATGGAAGTATTTAATGGGGTTTGGGATGCTTTAGTAGACGCTCGCGCTGATATTGCTATTGGCGCGACTTCTGCAATCCCTATCACAGGAGGTGTAGCTTATCGTAGCATGGGAGAGTTATCATGGGACTTTGTCGTCAGTACAAACCACCCCCTTGCACACTACACTAGTGCTTTATCGGATGAACAACTGGTTGAATTTCCCAGTATCTGTTTGGAAGATAGTGCACGTACATTACCCAAACGTACCACATGGCTACTTAATAATCAGCGGAGAATTGTAGTACCGAACTGGCACAGCGCTGAACAAATATTTATTGCAGGCCTTGGTATTGGTGTAATGCCAACGCACCGCGCTACACCTTTAGTAGAAAAAGGGCTATTAGTAAAAAAAGAGTTGCAAAACCCACATCAAAACAGTCCTTGTTGCCTTGCATGGCGTGAAGGCTCTTTAGCGCCTGCAATTAAGTGGTTATTGAGCTATTTAGGTGATAGTGAAAAATTACACCAACAGTGGTTGGCATAA
- the pmbA gene encoding metalloprotease PmbA, producing MIEQKQQLENAVNEALIIANKLGVDQAEVALGKTSGSAVNTRLGEVENVEFNLDGAMGISVYIDQCKGSASTSDLSPEAIASTVKAAVDIAKYTSQDKFSGLLDKDLLETEPQDLDLYHPSNGDTDQLLDLAKQCEEIALNSDKRIVNSDGAAVNSHSSLRVYGNSNGFLHSYASSRHSLSCVLIAQQGDEMQRDYSYTSARDMQDLFSAKWVADEAVKRTVSRLGATKIATQQAPVLFAPEVATGLFGHLVSAISGTSLYKKSTFLLDSLQTQIFPEWMQILEKPHVIKGVASSPYDQEGGRTIDRSIVEQGVLQTYLLTGYAARKLKMQSTGHTGGIHNWFVKSNGLDLAGLFKEMGTGFFVTELMGQGVNMVTGDYSRGAAGFWIENGVIAYPVHEVTIAGNLKEMFMGIEAVGSDIDPRSSLKTGSILINQMKIAGA from the coding sequence ATGATTGAACAAAAACAACAACTCGAAAATGCGGTCAATGAAGCCTTAATAATTGCTAATAAATTGGGTGTTGATCAAGCTGAGGTTGCCCTCGGGAAAACATCTGGTAGTGCTGTGAATACGCGTTTAGGTGAAGTTGAAAATGTGGAGTTTAATCTCGATGGAGCCATGGGCATCAGTGTCTATATCGACCAATGTAAAGGTAGCGCGTCTACTTCTGATTTAAGCCCTGAAGCGATAGCTTCGACAGTAAAAGCCGCCGTTGATATTGCTAAATATACTAGCCAAGACAAATTTTCTGGCTTACTAGATAAAGATTTATTAGAGACTGAACCACAGGATTTAGACTTATATCATCCAAGCAATGGCGATACAGATCAACTGCTTGATTTAGCGAAACAGTGTGAAGAGATTGCTTTGAATAGTGATAAACGAATTGTCAACTCCGATGGGGCGGCGGTTAATAGTCATTCAAGCTTACGTGTTTACGGTAATAGCAATGGTTTTCTGCATAGCTATGCAAGTAGCCGACACAGTTTAAGCTGTGTATTGATTGCGCAACAGGGTGACGAGATGCAACGCGATTATAGCTATACCAGCGCTCGTGATATGCAGGATTTATTTAGCGCGAAATGGGTTGCCGATGAAGCGGTAAAGCGGACAGTTTCACGTCTTGGCGCAACAAAGATTGCAACGCAACAAGCACCAGTGCTGTTTGCCCCAGAAGTTGCAACTGGCTTATTCGGTCATTTAGTAAGTGCAATTAGTGGTACCAGTTTATATAAAAAATCGACATTTTTGCTCGACAGTTTACAGACACAAATTTTTCCTGAGTGGATGCAAATATTAGAAAAACCACATGTGATCAAAGGGGTTGCTAGCTCACCTTATGATCAAGAAGGGGGAAGAACCATCGATAGAAGTATTGTTGAACAAGGGGTATTACAAACTTATCTGTTAACCGGTTATGCTGCACGTAAATTAAAAATGCAAAGTACGGGGCATACAGGGGGCATTCATAATTGGTTTGTGAAATCGAATGGTTTGGACTTAGCTGGATTATTTAAAGAGATGGGGACAGGCTTTTTTGTTACGGAGTTAATGGGCCAAGGAGTTAACATGGTAACTGGAGATTATTCAAGAGGTGCAGCTGGCTTTTGGATCGAAAATGGTGTCATCGCTTACCCAGTGCACGAAGTTACCATTGCAGGTAATTTAAAAGAGATGTTTATGGGTATTGAAGCGGTTGGTTCAGATATTGACCCGCGCAGTAGTCTAAAAACAGGATCTATTTTAATTAATCAAATGAAAATTGCAGGTGCTTAA
- a CDS encoding septal ring lytic transglycosylase RlpA family protein, protein MPLKTQTLLYLTLISVLAGCSSSRYQYNNDHHPDDVPPLTHIEDAVPRYEPYSRGGNSNYRVRGIDYPVFNDITSFSETGYASWYGNKFHGHLTSNGERYDMYAMSAAHKNLPLPSYVRVTNLENEKSVIVRVNDRGPFHEGRIIDLSYVAAHKLDIIKSGTAKVEIELIHIPVDQNEHKNDYLNGFYYVQYLVTSQQDKANKLGKQLSEKYAVGQSALQDKSNYRLRLGPLNSEKKARKLLEQLQKEYPGAFIVHQKKR, encoded by the coding sequence ATGCCCCTAAAAACACAAACATTATTATACTTAACTTTAATTAGCGTACTTGCAGGCTGTAGCTCCAGTCGCTATCAATATAATAATGATCATCACCCTGATGATGTTCCACCACTGACACACATTGAAGATGCGGTTCCACGATATGAGCCCTACTCTCGTGGTGGAAACAGCAACTACCGAGTACGCGGTATCGACTACCCAGTGTTTAACGACATCACCTCTTTTAGTGAGACTGGGTATGCTTCGTGGTATGGAAATAAGTTTCATGGTCACCTTACTTCTAATGGCGAGCGCTATGACATGTATGCAATGAGTGCTGCACACAAAAACTTACCTTTACCGAGCTATGTCAGAGTGACTAACCTTGAAAATGAGAAAAGTGTGATTGTGCGTGTTAACGATCGAGGTCCTTTTCATGAAGGTCGGATCATTGATCTATCCTATGTCGCAGCCCATAAGCTCGACATCATTAAATCTGGTACTGCAAAGGTGGAAATTGAGCTTATTCATATTCCCGTAGATCAAAATGAACATAAGAATGACTACTTGAATGGATTCTATTATGTTCAATATTTAGTAACTTCACAGCAAGACAAGGCAAATAAATTAGGCAAGCAACTAAGTGAAAAATACGCAGTAGGTCAATCGGCTTTACAAGATAAAAGTAATTATAGATTACGCTTGGGGCCCTTAAACAGTGAGAAAAAAGCACGAAAACTGCTTGAACAGCTACAAAAAGAATACCCTGGTGCTTTCATCGTCCATCAGAAAAAACGCTAA
- the yjgA gene encoding ribosome biogenesis factor YjgA — MNKKVEVIEEEEISKSQIKREADALKLIGRELVGLNKKQLTQIPGSELLFHAISVAHKIMDKNEALRRQIQYIGKVLRNEDCDAIRTAIDKLNNKHQQLTHATQRLEKLCDELIDQGDNKINELLAEHDSLERQKLRQLVRQANKEKKEEKPAKAAKELFNYLKPSCL; from the coding sequence ATGAATAAAAAAGTAGAAGTAATCGAAGAAGAAGAGATCAGCAAATCACAAATCAAACGTGAAGCTGATGCATTAAAACTCATTGGCCGTGAATTAGTAGGTTTGAATAAAAAACAGCTTACACAGATACCAGGAAGTGAGCTTTTATTTCATGCGATTTCTGTGGCACACAAAATCATGGATAAAAATGAAGCCTTGCGTCGCCAAATTCAATATATTGGTAAAGTATTACGTAATGAAGATTGCGATGCTATTCGCACCGCAATCGATAAACTTAATAATAAGCATCAACAACTAACTCACGCGACACAGCGATTAGAGAAGCTGTGTGATGAGTTAATTGATCAGGGCGACAATAAAATCAATGAACTACTGGCAGAGCACGATTCACTAGAGCGACAAAAATTACGCCAATTAGTACGCCAAGCCAATAAAGAGAAAAAAGAAGAGAAACCGGCTAAAGCAGCTAAAGAACTGTTTAATTATCTCAAACCAAGCTGTTTATGA